The proteins below come from a single Salvelinus fontinalis isolate EN_2023a chromosome 1, ASM2944872v1, whole genome shotgun sequence genomic window:
- the LOC129824511 gene encoding synaptopodin 2-like protein, which produces MVAEEVVVTLSGGAPWGFRLQGGAEHQTPLQVAKVRRRSKACRADLREEDELVAIGDHVCAELNHAQAMMLIDSHRHTLNLRVKRSGFHSVVLPGRIHTATHTDGPACFTLTSPPDSEAYYGETDSDADTHTHIHRRQRHTPPDARSPGRQQEEEETSEISGYESAPDGGGSLHGTWEQLPTLGNGGIQQWEQPTGSGTRGFQPGVPRREVVYQPQPPQAPPEWTHPARPVLHHAQGEPVVGGEVEGEGDSGFQEAGGCVVLACSPLVSPERAKGAMMLGSSSQMVPMVGAQLTPLSDELSATYKEKARQAKLQRGESGVDRQVKEARTTCRSIASLLTDAPNSNSKGVLMFKKRRQRAKKYTLTCFGRAEGEVGAETGGETEGEEEEGSSFPSGSEVDEEGFAGTFDPTWDSEYLDMLDRRSSACPSTYNSRPQTPTNQSSGYDSLAYQSPEMNMSFNQGSGMDAPAYQSPGLDYIAYQGKETEQYEQQRKLATPVTYNSAPNTSLTASLSNGGSAGMSRASVVLTSPSHTPIPPQPDLNTNPNPPGGIHNRTARPFTSGLAPSRPPATPVIFRPVQPTPGLTMVSKPTAAVSMVTIAPPRPSGAPEARRAVSSTSLYIPPRPTASILSPPPLVLSPPPSPTRTPSQPFLSPSVHTATFSPSSDRCSPSHYPPQPTQHFCSLTAPQPFSPPPAPIQHFSTPSQPFSPPPPHPPVYPSSAMNAQPCSPPSSSNQPFSPSSATPYIPSLAQTQPPPPLIFNSYVSMTNPAMVTPSTAQTPASDSLSSREQRIAVPASRTGILAEARRRSNKKPMFRPSVENKKDVSPNPALLELLQNPDAPTRIGPGPMGPSGGVSGEAGGESGPEEDWLKLGAEACNFMQAQRGSKPPPVAPKPQPPPQVPQLAGKGGQLFARRQSRMDRYVVETPSSPQPGPGHPRQPSPTPSLPSQFKYSSSCRAPPPISYNPLLSPSCPLQAQRQRAGVAGQGGGSAGHKAAPGGQKAQGIKALDFMSRQPYQLNPSLFSYGGGTPQGQNKMPRTYEVKRFSTPPPTGPAPTVIIPRSATTLGEPMWRSDVISLPPTATSCYQSLSTPPYQPQPQWVPPTPAPTGPLPQLPSFSSVHVPNPNPYPSQPHAPQQGNSQFKSAPDLSPLAHTPPRPASTQPSRVPRPKFSTSNLGLQPSVWRPGSTMS; this is translated from the exons ATGGTAGCAGAGGAGGTGGTGGTCACTCTCTCAGGAGGGGCTCCATGGGGCTTCAGACTGCAAGGAGGAGCAGAGCACCAAACACCACTACAGGTGGCCAAG GTGCGACGGCGTAGTAAGGCGTGCAGGGCCGAcctgagggaggaggatgagttGGTTGCCATCGGTGACCATGTGTGTGCAGAGCTCAACCACGCTCAGGCGATGATGCTCATCGACTCCCATCGACACACTCTCAACCTCAGGGTCAAGAG GTCTGGGTTCCACTCTGTGGTCCTGCCGGGTCGgatacacacagccacacacactgaCGGGCCGGCCTGCTTCACCCTCACCTCCCCCCCTGACAGTGAGGCCTATTATGGAGAGACGGACAGCgatgcggacacacacacacacatacaccgccGCCAGCGACACACACCTCCGGATGCGCGCTCTCCCGGtcgacagcaggaggaggaggagacttcGGAGATAAGCGG gtaTGAGAGCGCTCCAGATGGGGGGGGTTCCCTGCATGGGACCTGGGAGCAACTACCCACACTGGGAAATGGTGGGATCCAACAGTGGGAGCAACCAACGGGATCGGGAACAAGGGGGTTTCAACCTGGAGTACCACGCAGGGAGGTGGTCTACCAACCCCAACCCCCGCAGGCCCCGCCAGAGTGGACCCACCCAGCCCGGCCCGTCCTACACCATGCGCAGGGGGAGCCGGtggtgggaggagaggtggagggagagggagacagtgggtTCCAGGAGGCAGGGGGGTGTGTGGTTCTGGCCTGCTCACCCCTGGTGTCTCCAGAGCGGGCTAAAGGAGCCATGATGCTGGGCTCCAGCTCACAGATGGTTCCCATGGTGGGCGCCCAGCTGACCCCACTCAGTGACGAACTGTCTGCTACGTACAAGGAAAAGGCCCGGCAAGCCA agctgcagagaggagagagtggggtagacagGCAGGTGAAAGAGGCTCGTACTACATGTCGTTCCATCGCCTCCCTGCTCACCGACGCTCCAAACTCCAACTCCAAAGGAGTTCTCATGTTCAAGAAGAGACGCCAGCGTGCCAAGAAGTACACCCTCACCTGTTTTGGCCGCGCGGAGGGGGAGGTGGGTGctgagactgggggagagacggagggagaggaggaggaagggagttcATTCCCCTCGGGTTCAGAGGTGGATGAAGAGGGCTTTGCTGGAACCTTTGACCCCACCTGGGACAGCGAATACCTGGACATGCTGGATAGGAGGAGTTCTGCCTGCCCCTCCACCTATAACTCAAGGCCCCAAACACCAACTAATCAGAGCTCAGGGTATGATTCCTTGGCCTATCAGAGCCCAGAGATGAACATGTCATTCAATCAGGGGTCTGGGATGGATGCCCCAGCCTATCAGAGCCCCGGGCTGGACTACATAGCCTATCAGGGGAAAGAGACGGAGCAGTATGAGCAGCAAAGGAAATTGGCCACTCCTGTCACCTACAACTCTGCCCCTAACACCTCCCTGACTGCAAGTTTGTCCAATGGGGGCTCAGCAGGGATGAGTCGGGCCAGTGTGGTTCTGACTTCCCCCTCTCACACCCCGATTCCCCCCCAGCCTGACctaaacactaaccctaacccgccTGGGGGAATCCATAACCGCACGGCACGTCCCTTCACCTCAGGCCTCGCCCCATCTCGCCCCCCCGCCACCCCTGTCATCTTCCGACCCGTCCAGCCCACTCCTGGCTTAACAATGGTTTCCAAACCCACTGCTGCGGTATCCATGGTAACCATCGCCCCCCCTCGCCCTTCAGGGGCGCCCGAGGCCAGGAGAGCGGTCTCCAGTACCTCCCTCTACATCCCCCCTAGACCTACtgcatccatcctctctcctcctcctcttgttctctctcctccaccctctcctacCCGCACTCCTTCTCAGCCTTTCCTTTCTCCCTCGGTCCATACTGCCACCTTCTCTCCTTCTTCTGACCGCTGTTCTCCTTCTCATTATCCTCCTCAACCCACCCAACACTTCTGTTCCTTGACTGCTCCTCaacctttctctcctcctcctgccccCATTCAACACTTCTCTACTCCTAGTCAacctttctcccctcctcctcctcatcccccagTCTATCCATCCTCTGCCATGAATGCCCAGCCCtgctctcctccttcttcttctaatcaacccttctctccttcctctgccaCACCTTACATTCCCTCCCTGGCTCAGACCCAACCCCCTCCTCCCTTGATCTTCAACTCCTATGTCTCTATGACAAACCCTGCCATGGTGACCCCCTCCACTGCCCAGACCCCTGCCTCTGATTCATTGTCATCCCGTGAGCAGCGTATCGCCGTCCCCGCCTCCAGAACAGGCATTCTCGCGGAGGCGCGTCGTCGCAGCAACAAGAAGCCCATGTTCCGTCCTTCTGTGGAGAACAAGAAGGACGTGTCTCCAAACCCAGCCCTGCTGGAGCTGCTCCAAAACCCGGACGCACCGACCAGGATAGGCCCAGGCCCCATGGGGCCTAGTGGAGGAGTTAGTGGGGAGGCTGGAGGTGAGTCAGGCCCTGAAGAGGACTGGTTGAAGCTGGGGGCTGAGGCCTGTAACTTCATGCAGGCACAGAGAGGCTCCAAGCCCCCTCCTGTGGCCCCTAAACCCCAGCCTCCTCCACAGGTGCCCCAGCTAGCAGGGAAGGGGGGTCAGCTGTTCGCCCGTAGGCAGAGCAGGATGGATCGCTATGTGGTGGAGACCCCCTCCTCACCCCAACCCGGTCCCGGCCACCCCCGCCAGCCCTCTcccacaccctccctcccctctcaatTCAAATACTCCTCCAGCTGCAGAGCCCCCCCTCCCATCAGCTacaaccccctcctctccccctcctgccCTCTCCAGGCCCAGCGCCAGAGGGCGGGGGTAGCAGGACAGGGTGGGGGTTCAGCGGGGCATAAAGCCGCCCCTGGGGGTCAGAAGGCTCAAGGCATCAAGGCTCTGGATTTCATGAGTCGCCAGCCCTATCAGCTAAACCCCTCCCTCTTCAGCTACGGGGGCGGGACTCCCCAGGGCCAAAACAAGATGCCACGTACGTATGAGGTCAAACGCTTCTCCACGCCACCTCCCACAGGCCCCGCCCCTACTGTCATCATCCCACGGTCAGCGACCACACTAGGAGAACCAATGTGGAGGTCTGATGTCATTTCTCTTCCCCCAACAGCCACTTCCTGCTACCAAtcactctctacccccccctacCAGCCTCAGCCCCAGTGGGTCCCTCCGACTCCAGCCCCCACAGGCCCCCTCCCGCAGCTCCCGAGCTTCTCCTCCGTCCatgtccctaaccctaacccctacccctcCCAGCCCCACGCCCCCCAACAAGGTAACAGTCAGTTTAAGAGTGCCCCTGATCTGAGCCCTTTGGCCCACACCCCACCTCGCCCCGCCTCCACGCAGCCCTCCAGAGTGCCTCGCCCCAAATTCAGCACCTCTAACCTGGGTCTGCAACCTAGCGTCTGGCGCCCTGGATCCACCATGAGCTAA